One region of Juglans regia cultivar Chandler chromosome 4, Walnut 2.0, whole genome shotgun sequence genomic DNA includes:
- the LOC118348215 gene encoding uncharacterized protein LOC118348215, translated as MYQSLEKTAFQFEHCWQLLKDQPKWNQRCTKDGTKRRSTMSPTYSRTSAVATNSSIDSVGGTEGENLETNDVIELDRPIGRKAEKGKRKAQGRALEELVELSKKRYTLLEESRAQEQEFFRLKAEKMAYEREMEENKSRQEDERLRLEAEKLEITQLEREERIMLLDVSTLNEVQQVYFQQLQREILARRNASSD; from the coding sequence ATGTACCAATCGCTTGAGAAAACGGCCTTTCagttcgagcattgttggcaGCTATTGAAAGACCAGCCGAAATGGAATCAGCGTTGCACAAAGGACGGGACAAAGCGAAGGTCGACGATGTCCCCTACATATTCGCGTACATCAGCAGTGGCAACTAATTCATCCATTGATTCAGTGGGAGGTACAGAGGGCGAGAATCTGGAAACTAATGATGTCATCGAATTGGATAGGCCAATAGGAAGAAAAGCTGAGAAAGGAAAACGTAAGGCCCAAGGCAGAGCCTTAGAAGAGCTTGTGGAGCTCAGCAAGAAAAGGTATACTCTCCTAGAGGAGTCACGTGCTCAGGAGCAAGAATTTTTCCGACTCAAGGCGGAGAAGATGGCATATGAACGAGAAATGGAGGAAAATAAAAGTAGACAAGAGGATGAGAGACTGAGGTTGGAGGCGGAGAAACTGGAAATCACCCAGTTGGAGAGAGAGGAGCGCATAATGTTGCTCGATGTGAGTACGTTAAATGAAGTTCAGCAAGTATATTTCCAGCAACTTCAAAGAGAGATATTGGCGCGACGCAATGCATCCTCAGattaa
- the LOC109000701 gene encoding putative receptor like protein 25: protein MITGDDEDQTELNYLQFDFYGLGPYYYYLDTLTIVSKNLELELVKILTILTYIDFSCNNLVGPIPEELGALKLLYGLNLSNNVFTGRIPSSLRKLSHLESLDLSRNELTGEIPLQLADGLIFLSVLNLSFNRLFGRIPLIKQFSTFPETSYEGNQGLCGLP from the coding sequence ATGATAACTGGTGACGATGAGGATCAGACAGAGCTGAATTATCTCCAGTTTGACTTTTATGGTTTAGGTCCATATTATTATTACCTAGATACTTTAACGATTGTCAGTAAGAATCTTGAGCTAGAGTTGGTGAAAATCCTAACAATCCTCACATATATTGACTTTTCATGCAACAATCTCGTTGGGCCTATTCCTGAAGAATTAGGAGCACTCAAATTGTTATATGGTCTCAACTTGTCAAATAATGTCTTCACTGGCCGAATCCCATCATCTTTGCGAAAGTTGAGTCATCTTGAGTCACTAGACCTGTCAAGAAATGAGCTTACAGGGGAGATCCCTTTGCAACTCGCAGATGGTCTTATTTTTCTGTCAGTACTCAACCTTTCATTCAACCGACTGTTTGGAAGGATTCCACTGATCAAGCAATTTTCTACATTTCCAGAAACTTCCTATGAAGGGAATCAAGGATTATGTGGTTTGCcttga
- the LOC109000705 gene encoding receptor-like protein 53 isoform X1: MLTIVDLHSCNFNGSIPKSMATLTQLVYLDMSYNNFTGPIPSFSMAKRLTEIYLTRNDLTGKITSIQWKELRNLKILDLGYNSLEGSIPISLFSLPLLLELRLSNNRFSGQFDEFSNVSSHPLYILDLSNNNLEGLVPMSVFELQGLKVLDLSSNNFNGSMQLDSIQQLKNLSNLDLSFNNLLIEHNGINSSVSLFPQIKTLKLSSNILKTFPDFLRSQSLLLELDLSHNQIHGEIPSWIWKLPNLAHLNLSFNYLVSLEGPFLSCPTLNMLDLRSNHLHGQFPVFLPNVVYLDLSRNNFNSSIQKSIENLPITTSFFSLSSNKFSGSIPVSICNATYLQVLDLSNNSFNGIVPRCLIEMSEMLGVLNLGRNNLKLAQFLMHFRAIVIYKLLLLMKTN; the protein is encoded by the coding sequence ATGTTGACCATAGTTGATTTGCATAGTTGCAATTTTAATGGATCAATCCCAAAGTCAATGGCAACCCTCACACAGTTGGTATATTTGGATATGTCATACAACAATTTCACAGGACCAATTCCATCATTCAGTATGGCCAAGAGATTGACAGAAATTTACCTTACCCGTAATGATTTAACAGGTAAGATTACTTCCATTCAATGGAAAGAACTTCGGAATTTGAAAATCCTTGACTTGGGATACAATTCGCTTGAAGGTAGTATTCCGATTTCTCTGTTTTCCCTTCCGTTATTGCTGGAATTACGACTTTCCAACAACCGATTTTCTGGCCAATTTGATGAGTTCTCCAATGTTTCTTCTCATCCACTATACATCCTTGATTTGTCCAACAACAACTTGGAAGGGCTAGTACCGATGTCTGTTTTTGAACTCCAAGGCCTTAAGGTCCTCGACCTTTCTTCTAACAACTTTAATGGGTCAATGCAGCTTGATTCCATCCAACAATTGAAAAACCTTTCAAATCTTGATCTTTCATTCAATAACTTGTTGATTGAACACAATGGAATTAATTCTTCGGTATCCCTATTTCCTCAAATCAAGACATTGAAACTTTCTTCtaacattttgaaaacatttccTGATTTCTTGAGGAGCCAATCTTTATTATTAGAACTAGACCTTTCACATAATCAGATTCACGGAGAAATACCCAGTTGGATCTGGAAACTTCCTAATCTAGCTCACTTGAATCTCTCTTTTAACTACCTAGTATCTCTAGAAGGACCATTCCTCAGTTGTCCAACTTTAAATATGCTAGACCTTCGTTCCAACCATCTCCATGGCCAATTCCCGGTTTTTCTCCCCAATGTTGTGTACTTGGATTTGTCAAGGAATAATTTCAACTCTTCCATACAAAAAAGCATTGAGAACTTGCCCATTACGACTAGTTTCTTCTCCCTTTCAAGCAACAAATTCAGCGGGAGTATTCCTGTTTCAATATGCAATGCTACATATCTTCAAGTTTTAGATTTGTCAAACAATTCCTTCAATGGGATAGTTCCCCGGTGCTTGATTGAGATGAGTGAGATGCTAGGAGTGCTAAATCTGGGGAGAAACAACCTCAAATTGGCACAATTTCTGATGCATTTCCGAGCAATTGTCATTTACAAACTCTTGCTCTTGATGAAAACCAACTAG
- the LOC109000705 gene encoding receptor-like protein 7 isoform X2, translating into MKILILISCLSLIPLCSLFLKVCTLKVSGQCLGNEQSSLLQLKNKLVFNDALSAKLVHWNDSANCCSWEGVTCSEGRVIGLDLSNESISGVLDNSSSLFNLHHLQKLNLAYNEFDSSQIPSQFTKLSNLTYLNLSTAGFAGQIPLEISHLKRLATLDLSIHSYRSTYLLMLEKPNLSTLVQNLSGLKELHLDGVNISAKGYEWCRALSSSLPHLRVLSMSRCYLSGPFDPSLQNLQSLSVIHLANNQLFVPVLEFFADFKNLTSLSFTSSKLNGKFPEKIFQIPTLQRIELSDNSMLQGSLSEFPWNGNLRTLQLGGTFFFRDIAEFYW; encoded by the coding sequence ATGAAAATTCTAATCTTGATTTCATGCCTTTCCTTGATACCCCTATGCTCACTTTTCCTCAAAGTCTGTACGTTAAAGGTGTCAGGCCAATGTCTTGGTAATGAGCAATCGTCGTTGCTTCAGTTGAAGAACAAGCTTGTGTTCAACGATGCCTTGTCGGCAAAACTGGTACATTGGAATGATAGTGCCAATTGCTGTTCGTGGGAAGGCGTAACCTGCAGCGAGGGTCGTGTTATTGGTCTCGACCTCAGTAATGAATCCATCTCTGGTGTGCTTGACAACTCCAGCAGCCTTTTCAATCTTCACCATCTCCAGAAGCTAAACTTGGCCTATAACGAGTTTGATTCTTCCCAGATTCCATCCCAGTTTACGAAGCTCAGCAATTTGACTTACTTGAATCTGTCAACTGCAGGCTTTGCTGGGCAGATTCCGCTTGAGATTTCACACCTCAAAAGGTTGGCTACTCTTGATTTATCCATCCATTCTTACCGGAGTACTTATTTGCTTATGCTGGAGAAGCCAAATCTATCTACGTTAGTTCAGAATCTTTCGGGGCTTAAGGAACTTCATCTTGATGGTGTAAATATCTCAGCTAAAGGGTATGAGTGGTGTCGGGCCTTATCATCTTCACTGCCACATCTAAGAGTGTTGAGCATGTCAAGATGTTATCTTTCTGGGCCTTTTGATCCATCCCTGCAGAATCTCCAATCCCTCTCAGTTATTCATCTGGCTAATAACCAGTTATTTGTTCCAGTTCTGGAATTTTTTGCAGACTTCAAAAACTTGACATCCTTGAGTTTCACCTCAAGCAAATTGAATGGGAAATTTCCAGAAAAGATCTTCCAAATTCCGACACTGCAAAGGATTGAATTATCAGATAATAGTATGCTACAAGGTTCTTTATCAGAATTTCCTTGGAATGGAAATCTTCGAACCCTACAACTAGGgggtactttttttttcaggGACATTGCCGAATTCTATTGGTAA